The Bacteroides sp. AN502(2024) DNA segment TCAAATCAGTTGTTTATTGAAGGCAACGGAGAATAATCTGTGCTGTAACGCAGCATTTGTTCTGCATAACCTTCATCATAAGAGACTGTGACATCCGTGACATTTCCGTTTTCATCTGTCACCAACTCGTATTTCGGATTCACAAAGCCTTTGTAAGGAGCCAAATTCAGCTTTTTATAACGTTCCAGAACTTCTGCATGCAAAACCGGATCCACTTTTACTGCATAGTTTTCTACCAATGCACGGGCACCTTCAAAATCACCTGTCGACTTAATGCGCTGGATTTCAGCCAACAATTCACCGAAAAGTTGGCGTACCTTCTGATAGTCATTAATCACCACATAAGTCTTTCCGTCTTTTTTCACCAATTCCACCACTTTATCGGCAGTCCCCTTTTCAAATACCCAACGGGCTATCAGCTGGCGATTACGCATATGAGCTTCTTCAACACAATTTCCCGGTTCGATACGTACCAGTTGTGTCATCAATCCATTCATCAGATAAGTATAATATTGAGCCTTATAAGCATCGGGAGAAGAGAGCAGTCCCAATTCCACCAGCTTCGGATCGGCCACATAATACAATCCGAATAAATCGGCACGTGCCTCCTCGATGGTAGAGCCATAAGCCTTCAACGCATCAGGATCTACCCCCGGAAGCAACTTACCGGAACCGTGTCCCAGACATTCATGCAAGTCCGTATGAAGCTCATCCGTTACATCAGAATAGGCATCGATCAGCTGTAATTCCGCATCACTATAAACAAATTCTTCGTTGAATCCATTTCCATGGGCAGCTTTATTATAAGCATCCGTTATGTTTCCGATAGTCACCGATTTGGAACCATGGTGAGCACGAATCCAGTTGGCATTCGGCAGATTAATACCTATGGCAGTTGCCGGATAAAGATCACCCGCAAGAATAGCAGCAGTGATCACTTTTGCCGATACGCCTTTCACCTTTTCTTTCTTGAAAGACTTATCAACCGGAGAATGATCTTCAAACCATTGCGCGTTGCTGCTGATAATCTCCGTACGGTGTGTCGATTCCAGATCTTTGAAGTTCACCAAAGATTCCCAGCTCGCTTTCATTCCCAAAGGATCGCCGTAACTTTCGGTAAACCCATTCACAAAGTCGATGCGTGAGTCAAGGTCTTTCACCCAAAGAATCGCATATTCATCAAAATCTTTCAAATCACCGGTTTCATAGAATCGAATCAGTTGGGTGATAACAGCTTTCTGTGCCTCATTCTCTGCCACACCTTCCGCTTTCTTCAGCCAATAAACAATCTTCTCAATTGCCTGTGTATAGAGCCCGCCTACTTTCCAAACCTTCTCCGTCAACTTCCCGTTTTCTTTTACCAGCCGACTGTTCAGTCCATAAGAAACCGGCGTTTCATCTTTCGGATCTTTCAGCATGCCATAAAAATGTTCCGCCTCTTTCTGCGTCACTCCATCATAATAGTTGCAAGCAGAAGTCAACACCAGATCTTCACCGTCCGCCTGATTGACCCGTTTCGGCATAATCGCCGGATCGAAAATCACCGGGAACAGCTCAGCACAAAGTTGCTCGACAGTCTGCCCTTTCTCCAACGGAAGTAACTGGGCATCCAGACTGAGCACAGCCTGTTTCAGGAACTCCTGCGAGAAGTCAGGTACAAATTTTTCCGCACCATAGTGATGATGAATACCATTGGAGAACCATACCCTTTTCAAGTACACCTCCATATTCTTAAAATCAGGCGTTGTTTTATCTCCCTGATAGTTTGTATATACTGCTTCGAGCATCCTACGGATTCTCAAATTATATTTCCCATTCTGGTCAAACAATATATCCCTTCCTTCCAGAGCAGCCTCTGTCAGGTAATAAACCAGCTCCTTCTGTTTCAGCGTCAGTTCCTCAAATCCGGTAACCTTATAACGCAATATTTGTAAATCAGCAAATTGTTCCACTGTATAATCAAATTTTTCTGCTTTAGCAGTTGTTGTTTTACTTCCTCCGCACGATGTTAAAAGCGTGGCGGCCACTGTCATAAAAATCAGATGTTTTCTCATAATGTTAGTATTGATTAATAAAAATGAGAAAAGGAATTATCTCCAAAATATGTCCTTCAGAGGTAATTCCTTTTGTTCGGTTTCAGAACGCACAATTATTTCTTATTCTCCATGTGTCTTTTGCGATATCCGTTAGGAGTCTCACCTATGTTCTTGTAAAATGCAGCGTAAAAAGATTGACGATTTGCAAAGCCAACCATGGCGCTAATTTCTTCTACATTCTTGTCGGCATAACGTTTATCAGTCAATAAATGCAAAGCATCTTTTACTCTGTATTCATTCAACAGGCAAGAATAGTTCATGCCAAAGCGTGAGTTTACTACAGCAGAAAGATAACGAGTGTTCGTCTTCAACTCTTTTGCCAAGTCCTTAGCCGAATAATCAGGATCCTTATACTTCTTCTGTACAACGATAATATTCAAAATCTTATCATACAACTCGTCTGCCAATTCCGGTCTGATCAAAGACCTATATGCAGCCTTCTTCTCTTTCTTCTCCCTCAAATTGTAGGGACGTTTTTTCGGAGTTTCTTCCGTTTTCTTGTTCTCTAAATCACTCATTGAATTAACGGGTTAGGGTTTGTTCATTGATTAATAATTGCTCATTTGCAACATAATATGTTACAAATGTCTTACTTTTTTTTTAAACAAACAATTATTCTGTGCAGTTTTTTCTAATAAAAAAATCAAAAACCTTGAAAAAGTCAGGAATAGACTCGAATAATAAGAAACTTTAACTTATTTGTCATTCATATCAGAAACAGCCATCTACCCATGATAAAAATTGCCGAAGAAAAATGTACCTTTGCGGCATGGATAAAGCAACATCACTGAGAGAAACTCTAAAGACATATTTCGGATACGATAGTTTCCGTCCACTGCAAGAAGAAATCATCTGCCACATCCTGAACAGACAGGATGCACTGGTGTTAATGCCTACCGGTGGGGGGAAATCGATCTGCTACCAACTTCCCGCACTGCTTTGCGAAGGTACCACCATCGTCGTTTCTCCACTCATCTCATTGATGAAAGATCAGGTAGAAGCATTGCTGGCAAATGGTATCGCTGCCGGCGCACTGAATAGCAGTAATGACGAAACGGAAAACATCCATCTGCGCCGTGCCTGCATCGAAGGTCGACTGAAGTTGCTTTACATTTCACCGGAGAAACTTTTGGCAGAAAAGGATTATTTGTTACGGGATATGAACATCTCTCTGTTTGCCATTGATGAAGCACATTGCATTTCGCAATGGGGACATGATTTCCGTCCGGAATATACACAGATGGGAGTGCTCCACCAACAATTTCCGCAAATACCGATTGTCGCACTAACTGCCACTGCGGATAAAATCACGCGCGAAGACATTGTACGGCAACTGCATCTTAACCATCCACGCATCTTCATTTCCTCGTTCGACCGTCCCAACATCAGCCTGACTGTGAAACGTGGGTTTCAAGCGAAGGAAAAGAACAAGGCTATCTTAAAATTTATCCACCGCCACGGGGGAGAAAGTGGGATTATTTACTGCATGAGCCGAAGTAAGACAGAAGCCGTCGCACAAATGTTACAGAAGCAGGGCATCCGTTGCGGTGTTTATCACGCCGGATTATCCACTCAACACCGGAATGAAACACAAAATGATTTTATTAACGACCGCATACAGGTGGTATGTGCCACCATTGCTTTTGGAATGGGGATTGATAAATCAAACGTCCGATGGGTCATACACTATAACCTGCCTAAAAGTATGGAAAGCTTTTATCAGGAGATAGGACGTGCCGGGCGAGACGGTCTGCCCAGTAGCACTGTCCTGTTTTATTCATTGGGAGACTTGCTATTACTGACGAAATTCGCATCGGAAAGCAATCAGCAGAATATCAATCTGGAAAAGCTTCAACGCATGCAGCAATACGCAGAAGCAGACATTTGTCGGCGCAGAATCTTATTAAGCTATTTCGGAGAAACGACAACTGAGGATTGCGGCAACTGTGATGTTTGTAAAAATCCCCCTCAACGATTTGACGGTACGGTCATTGTGCAAAAGGCATTAAGTGCCATCGCCCGCACAGAACAACAAATCAGCACAGGAGTGTTGATTGATATTCTCCGTGGAAATTATTCTGCGGAAGTAACCGGAAAAGGTTATCAGCAACTTAAAACATTCGGTGCCGGGCGCGACATTCCTCCTCGTGACTGGCAAGACTATCTACTTCAAATGCTGCAACTCGGCTACTTTGAAATAGCTTATAACGAGAACAATCATCTCAAGATAACGTCAAGTGGAAGCAATGTTCTCTTCGGAAGGACGCAAGCGGCATTGGTCGTTATCCAACATGAGGAAGCTGTTACCCGAAAAGGTAAAAAGTCCAAAGTGGTTGTCGCCAAAGAACTTCCTTTCGGTGCGACAGGCGGCGAAAGCCAAGATTTGTTCGAAGCACTGCGAGGATTACGAAAACAGCTTGCCGATCAGGAAGCATTGCCCGCCTATATCGTCTTGTCAGACAAAGTCTTGCATCTACTTTGCATCTCACGTCCCACCACGATCGAAGAGTTTGGAGAAATCAGCGGTATCGGAGAATATAAGAAAAAGAAATATGGAAAGGATTTCGTAAATCTGATTAGACAGTTCGTAGAATAAAAGCATTTCTTTAATCGTATAAATTGACGAATCAACTGACTAACTATTATTCGTTCCACCCGGGTTATCCTTTCGTTCCACCTATGTTTCCCTTTAGTTCCACCTAGGTAGAACGAAAGGGAAACATAGGTGGAACGAACCAATACCCATAACAAAAGCCTCTCACTTATATAAACCGGAGAGATATAATAGGCTTATTAATAACTTCACTTACATTGCTGCAATTGTTCGTGCAAATCGGCAGGCAGTACTCCCAAAGAGATTGCCTTTTCAAAATCCGCTTTAGCCAACACCTTCTTCTTTTGAGCCAGATAGATATTTCCGCGCAACAGATAAGCATCAGCCGAGGCGGCATCCAGCCGGATCGCCTCCTCCAAATCAACCAATGCCAAATCTTCATGCTTCATTTCACGTTCCACGTCGGCACGGGCAATATAAAGTATCGCATCGTCAGGAGTGGCCGTAATCATCTTATTCAGAATTTCAAGAGCTTCCCGGAATTTTCCTTCTTTCTGCTCCAGAGTAGCCAATCCCAGACGACCGCTATAACTCTGCGGATCCAATTCCAACAAACGGTTATAATCGATCCTCGCAGCCGGATAATCCCGGCGGAGCACATAAATATAGGCACGCATCAATAAGGCTTCCTTGTTCTGCTTATCCTCATCAAGGACCTGACAATAATCGGTGTAAGCACGGTCTGTTTTTCCCATTTCCATATAAATGGCGGCACGGTCGAGTAAAATAGGAACTGCCAAAGGAACAAAATTCAGTGCAAAAGAATAAGATTCCAGCGCTTTGTCAAACTTACCCAAACGACGCTGCACCAAACCCAAGTTGGAAAAAAGCAGCGCATTTTTGGCGTTCTTCGGTTCCAACTTCAAAGCTTGAAGCAAAAGTTCCTCCGCTTGAGAAAGACTGTCTTTCTCGATACATTCAATGGCCCTTTCGGACAATTGCTGATAAGTTTGTGCAAATGCAACAGCCGGAAAACATAAAAACAAAGCTATCAGTATTCTTACCATGATTCAAGTTTTTTCTGTTCTCAAATTCCCGCCAATACGGGAGACGACAAAGATATGGAAAAAAAGAGATGTTTTATGCCACTTCATAAGAAAGATAAGGAAAAGTATAGTAACTTTGTATCCGTTCAATCTTTTTAAGTTTACAGATATGAAAAAGAGAATCGTACAATTTCTCACGACCTATTTTTTATTTGTTCTTTTATTCGTTCTTCAGAAACCCATCTTCATGGTTTACTACCATGACTTGTATACCGACACATCTTTAAGTGATTACTTCCGTGTCATGTGGCACGGATTGCCTCTGGATTTATCTCTTGCAGGCTACCTGACCGCTATCCCCGGCTTACTGCTCATCGCCTCCGCCTGGACGAGTTCATCCGTACTCCGCCGCATCCGGCAGGGATACTTCGGAATAATAGCCTTTGTCATGGCCTGCATCTTTATCATCGATTTGGGATTATACGGCTTTTGGGGATTCCGTCTGGATGCTACTCCCATTTTCTATTTCTTCTCTTCCCCCAAAGATGCGATGGCAAGTGTCAGCTTCTGGTTTGTACTAGGGGGCATCTTATCTATACTGGTCTATGCAACCATTTTATACTTTATTTTCCATTACGTCCTTATCCGGGAGAAAAAGCCACAGAAAATACCTTATCGACGTCAGCAGGTCTCGCTTGCACTCCTTTTGCTGACAGCCGCACTCTTCATCCCCATCCGGGGCGGATTCAGCGTATCTACCATGAATTTGAGCAAGGTCTATTTCAGCCAGAACCAACGCATGAACCATGCAGCCATCAATCCGATATTCAGCTTCATGTATTCCGCCACACACCAGAATAATTTCGATAAGCAATATCGCTTCATGGACCCGAAAATAGCTGACGAATTATTTGCAGAGATGGTAGACAAGCCTGTATCGGCAACAGACAGCATCCCCTCATTATTGAATACACAACGTCCGAACATTATTTTTATTATCCTTGAGAGTTTCTCCACACACTTGATGGAAACTTTCGGAGGACCACCCAATGTAGCTGTCAATATGGATAAATTCGCTAAAGAAGGCATATTATTCAGCAACTTCTACGGCAGCAGTTTCCGCACAGACCGCGGACTGGCATCCATCATCAGCGGATATCCCGGACAGCCAAGCACCAGCATCATGAAATATCCCGAAAAGACGGACAAACTTCCTTCTATCTCGCGTAGTCTGAAAAATGCCGGATATCACCTGGAATATTACTATGGCGGAGATGCCGACTTCACCAATATGCGCTCTTATCTGGTATCTTCCGGCATCGAAAAGATTATCTCCGATAAAGATTTTCCTCTGTCCGAACGCACAGGAAAATGGGGAGCACAAGATCACATCTTATTCCAACGCCTGATGAAAGACCTGAAAGAAGAAAAACAAAAAGAGCCGTTCCTGAAACTTGTTCAGACATCAAGCAGCCACGAACCGTTCGAAGTCCCGTTCCACAGGCTGGATAATAAAATCCTCAACTCCTTTGCGTATGCCGATAGTTGTGTAGGAGACTTCGTGAAACAGTATCAAGAAACACCGCTATGGAGAAATACCCTGTTTGTACTCGTTCCCGATCATCAGGGTGCCTATCCGTATCCGATAGAAAATCCGCTGGACGGCCATACCATTCCACTGATTTTAATCGGAGGTGCAATCAAGCGACCTCTTGTGGTAGATACTTATGCTTCACAAATTGACATTGCCGCCACCTTGCTTGCCCAATTAGGATTGCCGCATGAGGAATTTACTTTCAGCAAGAATATCATGAATCCGGCCTCTCCTCATTTCGCATACTTTACCCGACCGAACTATTTCGGAATGATTACCGCCGACAACCAATTAGTGTACAATCTGGACGCAAATACTGTGCAACTGGATGAAGGTAGCGCCAAAGGAGCCAATCTGGAGAAAGGAAAAGCATTCTTGCAGAAGCTCTACGATGATCTGGCGAAACGCTAGGAAATAATCAATATTGAATATTTATCAAGTAATATAAAACAATAAAGCCCTATGATACACACCGGAATTATCCAATATCTTTCAGAGATAGATACAAATATCTTCTTGTTTTTCAATGGTATACATTCCCCTTTCTGGGATTATTTCATGAGTTCTTTCACGGGTAAATTCATCTGGATTCCCATGTATGCCACTATATTGTATATTTTATTAAAAAACTTCCATTGGAAAGTAGTACTGTGTTACGTGGCTGCCATCACACTGACTATCACCTTCGCCGACCAAATGTGTAGCAGCATCATTCGTCCGGTAGTAGCACGCCTGCGTCCTTCCAATCTGGAAAACCCGATTGTAGATATGGTACATATCGTAAATGGTTACCGCGGAGGAAGCTACAGTTTTCCATCGTGCCATGCAGCCAATTCATTAGGTCTTGCCATGTTTCTCATATTCCTGTTCCGTAAACGTTGGCTAAACATTTTCATCCTAGTCTGGGCAATCCTCAACTGCTACACACGTATATATCTGGGGGTACATTATCCCGGTGATTTACTCGTAGGAGGTATTATCGGAGGATTCGGAGGTTGGCTGTTCTGCACCATCGCCCACAAAGCAGCCATCTATCTGTCACCTTCCACCCGTACGGATAGAAAAGAAATCAAACAATGGTCAGTCACTATTTATGTAGGATTACTGACCATACTCGGTATCATTCTATATTCCACTATCAAAAGTTGGTAGAATGTAACCTATTTCAAACTAAAAAGTAAAAGCCTGACACCATTATCCGATGCCAGGCTTTTACTTTTTTATCCGGTTTTATCAAGCCTTCTTGATATAATCAACAATCCACTCTCCTACTTCTTTCGTTCCGTACTTAGCCCCCCCGGCCACTTGTATTTCCGGTGTACGTACCTTCTCATCCAAAGAAGCATCTACGGCTTTACGAATCAATGCGCCCTCCTCTTTGCAATCGAAATACTCGAACAACATAGCTACAGAAAGAATCTGTGCCAACGGATTAGCTATATTCAATCCCTTAGCCTGCGGCCATGAACCGTGAATAGGTTCAAATACCGGAGTGCTTTCACCTGTAGAAGCAGAAGGAAGCAAACCCATAGAGCCACTGATTACAGAACCTTCGTCAGTCAGGATGTCGCCGAATGTATTTTCCGTTACCATCACATCGAAGAAAGCAGGTTCCTGAATCATCTTCATGGCAGCATTGTCCACAAACATATAATCAGTTGTCACTTCCGGATAGTCCGGAGCCATTTCCTGTGCAATCTGACGCCACAGACGGGAAGAAGCCAACACATTTGCCTTATCTACCACTGTCAGATGTTTTCTGCGCTTCATCGCATATTCGAAAGCCACCTTTAAAATACGTTCGATTTCCGGACGAGTATAATAGTTCGTATCATACGCTTTATCATTATCCTGATACTTCTCCCCGAAATACATACCTCCGGTCAGCTCACGGATACAGATAAAATCAGCGTTCTCTACCAGCTCCGCACGTAATGGAGATTTGTGAATCAGACATTTGAATGTCTGTACCGGACGGATATTGGCGAAAAGACCCAGTTTCTTACGCATAGCCAGCAAGCCTTGCTCCGGACGCACCTTGGCAGTAGGATCATGATCAAATTTCGGATCACCTACAGCAGAGAATAAAACAGCATCCGCCTCTTTACAAACCTGATAAGTTGCTTCCGGAAACGGATCGCCTACTTTATCAATCGCATCAGCTCCACAGATTGCATATTCATAACTTACTTTGTGCCCAAACTTCTCACAAACAGCACTCATCACATCTACACCTTGCACAGAGATCTCCGGTCCGATACCGTCACCTGCCAATACAGCAATTTTAAAATCCATAATCGTTTATTCTTCTATTTATATATTCGTATAAAAACACTTCTCGCGCAACTTGTTTCTCACTTGCTCTTCTCGTATTCATCTTCGATGAGGTTCAGCATCTTCATAGTAGCCTTGATGGCAGCCTCTGTCTGGTCGGCATCAAGTCCGCGGGTGCGGAACATCTGTCCATCAAAACTCCACGTGATTACCGTCTGCACAAATGCATCCGTACGTCCACCGGGAGGAATAGTCACCGCATAATTGGTCAGCATCGGGAATTTACGTCCCAATGTCACCTTATATATCTTACGCAGCGCACGAACAAAAGCATCATACTGGCCATCCCCGCTTGAACTCTCTTCGTACTCCTTTCCGTTGACTTCTATCTTCAACGTTGCCATCGGTTTCAAGCCATGAGCCAGATTCACAAAATAGCTTTTCAGTTTGACTTTCTCAACCAATGCTCCGTGTTTCAATACATCCGAAACAATGTACGGCAAATCTTCCTGCGTAACCAGCTCTTTCTTGTCGCCCAACTCGATGATGCGTTCCGTCACCTTGCGCATGGCATCTTCGTCCAGCTCCAATCCCAGATCTTCGAGGTTCTTGCGGATATTTGCCTTACCGCTTGTCTTACCCAATGCATACTCACGCTTACGACCAAAACGTTCGGGAAGCAAATCATTACAATAGAGATTATTTTTATTATCCCCGTCGGCATGCACCCCGGCCACTTGCGTAAAGACATTCTCACCTACAATCGGCTTATTGGCAGGTATCACAATTCCCGAATAAGACTCCACTACCCGGCTGACATCGTTCAAACGGCTCTCGTCGATATTAGTCACCGCATTGAAATGGTCTTTCAGGATAGCCTGCACACTTGCGAGAGGAGCATTTCCCGCCCGTTCGCCCAGTCCGTTAATGGTTGTATGCAATCCTTTGACACCGCTTAATACAGCGGCAAGGACATTGCTCACAGCCAAATCATAATCATTGTGCGCATGGAAATCGAAATGAGTATTCGGGTAACGCTTCTTCATCTTCCGCATATACTCTATCACTTGCAAAGGATTCAAAATACCCAACGTATCAGGCAACATAAAACGCTTGACACTCGTTTTTTTCAATCCATCCATTAATTGAAATACATATTCGGGAGACTCCTTGATACCGTTGCTCCAATCTTCCAGATAAACATTGACGGTAATATCCTGTTCGTCGGCATAATGCACCACACTTATGATATCCGCCAGATGCTCTTCCGGTCTTTTTTTCAGCTGTTGCGTACAATGCTTCAGTGAACCTTTACAAAGAAGATTAATCACACGGCAACCGGTACCCTGAACCCAATCGACAGAAGTGTATCCGTCGACAAAGCCGAGCACTTCCACTTTATGGAGCAGATTACGACGGGCAGCCCAGTCGCAAATCATCTTCACGGCTTCAAACTCACCGTCCGACACACGTGCCGAAGCAACCTCCACCCGGTCTACCTTTAAGTCTTCTAACAGTAAACGGGCGATCATTAGTTTCTCATGAGGCACAAAAGACACTCCGCAGGTTTGCTCACCATCACGGAGCGTTGTGTCCATGATTTCTATTTTCACGCCTTCTTTTCCCATGCTTCTATTTTATCTTTATTGCTCAACAAGAAATCGATATCGTCCAATCCGTTCATCAAACAAAGTTTCTTGTAAGCATTGATTTCGAAATGTTCACTTTTACCTGTCGCCTTGTTGGTAATGGTCTGTTCAGGAAGGTTCACTTCCACTTCCATCTGGGGGTCCGCCTCTATCGAATCGAACAACTCCTGCAGGAACTCTTCGGTAACAACCACCGGAAGCACAAAATTGTTCAACTCATTATTCTTATGAATATCGGCAAAGAAACTGGATACCACCACACGGAAACCGTAACCTGCAATTGCCCAGGCAGCGTGTTCACGGCTGGAACCCGAACCGAAATTTTTTCCTGCCACCAATATCTGGCCACCGTAAATAGGATTGTTCAACACAAAATCCTTGTTCGGGGAACCGTCAGCATTATAACGCCAGTCACGGAAAAGATTATCACCGAAGAATTTTTCTTCACGAGTGGTTGCTTTCAGGAAACGTGCCGGAATAATCTGGTCTGTATCTACATTTTCTAAAGGAAGAGGTACACAAGTACTTGTTATTATATTAAATTTTGTCTTAGCCATCGTCTTATTTACAATTTATGATTTACGAATTACGGTTACATTACATCAGCTCTCTCGGATCGGTAATCACACCTGTCACCGCAGCAGCGGCAGCCACCAGCGGACTAGCCAGCAAAGTGCGTGCACCGGGTCCCTGACGTCCTTCAAAATTACGATTACTGGTAGATACCGAATACTTTCCAGCAGGGATCTTGTCATCGTTCATTGCCAGACAAGCAGAACATCCCGGCTGACGGATGGAAAATCCGGCTTCCGTCAATATCTTGTCTATTCCTTCCTTACGGATCTGCGCGTCTACCATCCATGAACCGGGAACCAACCATGCGATTACATTCTCGGCTTTCTTACGACCTTTCACGATGGAAGCAAATGCACGGAAATCCTCCATACGGCCGTTTGTACAAGCCCCAAGGAATACGTAATCAATCTTTTTACCCAACAAAGACTCACCCGGTCGGAATCCCATATATTCCATTGATTTCTTGAACGAAACCAGTGCAGCTTCACCCATTCCTTCCACGGTAGGAATGTGCTGTGTGATTCCTATGCCCATACCCGGATTCGTTCCATAGGTAATCATCGGTTCAATATCAGCTGCTTCGAAACGAACCTCTTTATCAAACACGGCATCATCATCACTCTTCAATGTCTTCCAATATGCCAAAGCCTTGTCCCATGCTTCGCCTTGCGGAGCACCTTCACGTCCCTTGACATATTCAAAAGTCACTTCATCCGGAGCAACCATCCCTCCACGTGCCCCCATTTCAATCGAAAGGTTACAAAGGGTAAGACGTCCCTCCATGGTCAGATGGCGGATAGCCGAACCTGCATACTCTACAAAGTAACCCGTAGCACCACTGGTAGTCATTTTAGACATCATATACAGAGCTACATCCTTTGCGGTCACCCCTTTACCCAGTTCTCCGTCTACAGTGATACGCATCGTTTTCGGTCTCGACTGGAGAATACATTGTGAAGCCAGCACCATTTCCACCTCGCTCGTTCCGATACCGAAAGCAATCGCCCCCATCGCACCGTGAGTAGAAGTGTGAGAGTCACCGCAAACAATCGTCATTCCCGGTAAGGTCAAACCACGTTCGGGACCTACCACATGGATAATACCATTCTTCGGATGCATCATGCCATAGTGTGTCAGACCGAAATCCTTC contains these protein-coding regions:
- a CDS encoding LTA synthase family protein — translated: MKKRIVQFLTTYFLFVLLFVLQKPIFMVYYHDLYTDTSLSDYFRVMWHGLPLDLSLAGYLTAIPGLLLIASAWTSSSVLRRIRQGYFGIIAFVMACIFIIDLGLYGFWGFRLDATPIFYFFSSPKDAMASVSFWFVLGGILSILVYATILYFIFHYVLIREKKPQKIPYRRQQVSLALLLLTAALFIPIRGGFSVSTMNLSKVYFSQNQRMNHAAINPIFSFMYSATHQNNFDKQYRFMDPKIADELFAEMVDKPVSATDSIPSLLNTQRPNIIFIILESFSTHLMETFGGPPNVAVNMDKFAKEGILFSNFYGSSFRTDRGLASIISGYPGQPSTSIMKYPEKTDKLPSISRSLKNAGYHLEYYYGGDADFTNMRSYLVSSGIEKIISDKDFPLSERTGKWGAQDHILFQRLMKDLKEEKQKEPFLKLVQTSSSHEPFEVPFHRLDNKILNSFAYADSCVGDFVKQYQETPLWRNTLFVLVPDHQGAYPYPIENPLDGHTIPLILIGGAIKRPLVVDTYASQIDIAATLLAQLGLPHEEFTFSKNIMNPASPHFAYFTRPNYFGMITADNQLVYNLDANTVQLDEGSAKGANLEKGKAFLQKLYDDLAKR
- a CDS encoding dihydrofolate reductase, with the translated sequence MRKHLIFMTVAATLLTSCGGSKTTTAKAEKFDYTVEQFADLQILRYKVTGFEELTLKQKELVYYLTEAALEGRDILFDQNGKYNLRIRRMLEAVYTNYQGDKTTPDFKNMEVYLKRVWFSNGIHHHYGAEKFVPDFSQEFLKQAVLSLDAQLLPLEKGQTVEQLCAELFPVIFDPAIMPKRVNQADGEDLVLTSACNYYDGVTQKEAEHFYGMLKDPKDETPVSYGLNSRLVKENGKLTEKVWKVGGLYTQAIEKIVYWLKKAEGVAENEAQKAVITQLIRFYETGDLKDFDEYAILWVKDLDSRIDFVNGFTESYGDPLGMKASWESLVNFKDLESTHRTEIISSNAQWFEDHSPVDKSFKKEKVKGVSAKVITAAILAGDLYPATAIGINLPNANWIRAHHGSKSVTIGNITDAYNKAAHGNGFNEEFVYSDAELQLIDAYSDVTDELHTDLHECLGHGSGKLLPGVDPDALKAYGSTIEEARADLFGLYYVADPKLVELGLLSSPDAYKAQYYTYLMNGLMTQLVRIEPGNCVEEAHMRNRQLIARWVFEKGTADKVVELVKKDGKTYVVINDYQKVRQLFGELLAEIQRIKSTGDFEGARALVENYAVKVDPVLHAEVLERYKKLNLAPYKGFVNPKYELVTDENGNVTDVTVSYDEGYAEQMLRYSTDYSPLPSINN
- a CDS encoding phosphatase PAP2 family protein, with product MIHTGIIQYLSEIDTNIFLFFNGIHSPFWDYFMSSFTGKFIWIPMYATILYILLKNFHWKVVLCYVAAITLTITFADQMCSSIIRPVVARLRPSNLENPIVDMVHIVNGYRGGSYSFPSCHAANSLGLAMFLIFLFRKRWLNIFILVWAILNCYTRIYLGVHYPGDLLVGGIIGGFGGWLFCTIAHKAAIYLSPSTRTDRKEIKQWSVTIYVGLLTILGIILYSTIKSW
- a CDS encoding tetratricopeptide repeat protein, whose protein sequence is MVRILIALFLCFPAVAFAQTYQQLSERAIECIEKDSLSQAEELLLQALKLEPKNAKNALLFSNLGLVQRRLGKFDKALESYSFALNFVPLAVPILLDRAAIYMEMGKTDRAYTDYCQVLDEDKQNKEALLMRAYIYVLRRDYPAARIDYNRLLELDPQSYSGRLGLATLEQKEGKFREALEILNKMITATPDDAILYIARADVEREMKHEDLALVDLEEAIRLDAASADAYLLRGNIYLAQKKKVLAKADFEKAISLGVLPADLHEQLQQCK
- the recQ gene encoding DNA helicase RecQ is translated as MDKATSLRETLKTYFGYDSFRPLQEEIICHILNRQDALVLMPTGGGKSICYQLPALLCEGTTIVVSPLISLMKDQVEALLANGIAAGALNSSNDETENIHLRRACIEGRLKLLYISPEKLLAEKDYLLRDMNISLFAIDEAHCISQWGHDFRPEYTQMGVLHQQFPQIPIVALTATADKITREDIVRQLHLNHPRIFISSFDRPNISLTVKRGFQAKEKNKAILKFIHRHGGESGIIYCMSRSKTEAVAQMLQKQGIRCGVYHAGLSTQHRNETQNDFINDRIQVVCATIAFGMGIDKSNVRWVIHYNLPKSMESFYQEIGRAGRDGLPSSTVLFYSLGDLLLLTKFASESNQQNINLEKLQRMQQYAEADICRRRILLSYFGETTTEDCGNCDVCKNPPQRFDGTVIVQKALSAIARTEQQISTGVLIDILRGNYSAEVTGKGYQQLKTFGAGRDIPPRDWQDYLLQMLQLGYFEIAYNENNHLKITSSGSNVLFGRTQAALVVIQHEEAVTRKGKKSKVVVAKELPFGATGGESQDLFEALRGLRKQLADQEALPAYIVLSDKVLHLLCISRPTTIEEFGEISGIGEYKKKKYGKDFVNLIRQFVE
- a CDS encoding helix-turn-helix domain-containing protein translates to MSDLENKKTEETPKKRPYNLREKKEKKAAYRSLIRPELADELYDKILNIIVVQKKYKDPDYSAKDLAKELKTNTRYLSAVVNSRFGMNYSCLLNEYRVKDALHLLTDKRYADKNVEEISAMVGFANRQSFYAAFYKNIGETPNGYRKRHMENKK